Below is a genomic region from Culicoides brevitarsis isolate CSIRO-B50_1 chromosome 2, AGI_CSIRO_Cbre_v1, whole genome shotgun sequence.
tgttgttgtttgtgacaaaatcacagaaaatagttttagggtgttaatgttaatttaattgtattttttgtgtcaaatacctcttttcattcaaaatctcTCCCATTCACCTTTTCCCTCCGCCTATTTTTCccttttcccaaaaaaaaaaaattctctttcaaataatgaagaaaaaaaaactttctctaACTGTGATCGCTCATGCTGTTTCAATTTAGATCAATTAATTGGTGTTTTGTACATAAATAGTCGTAAAAGAcataaacagagaaaaaagcaagaaaGCTGTGCTAGAATAGCTAATAATTATCATCTAGGTCATAAAAATGTGTAAGTAAGTATATAGAATTAGGAGAGTGTATAAGGGGAAATTATCATCAAATTATTGCTGTCacgttgaaaattaattaattaattattaaaatatatttggtTCTATTTTTGGAACACTGAATAAAGGTTTCACTTTTTGTTTGGTCAACGACccgaaaattgtttgaaaacaaattttaaatatttttcgctacaaaattattttaaactttgtttctcaaagaaacttttttttttcttttaaataaaataaaataatatttatttaaatggttCGCTTATTACCTGAAGATATTtgggtaaattatttttaaaaataattccctaaaattcattattattttcttgacttgtattattttttatgtatttttttttcatcaagaatttttttttgcaatttttcttagtagagattttaagtttattttttttttattattttatacattttaaatttaaaatattaaaataaattttaatgaaatttaaaacaaaattcgaatttcaaaaatgattttaattttttatttaattttaattaaattatttatttaattttttattaaaatgtaattattttaaaatgacaattttttttttttacagaaattaaaattatttttattgagtatgaaatttaaaaaaaaaataaaaatgaaaaaattagagaatttttaattttacaaaatttttttaaatatataaaaatatatattttataatatatatattttaataataaataatttttttattatgataaatttttatttattatttttttcattaaaaaatcggCCTATTTggcgaaaaacttttatatttttttaacgtttcacaaacataaaatcaaaaagtgaTATGAGcttcttgtaaattttaaaatgtaaacaaaaaaaatgttacatatagaaaaataaatattaaaattcaaataaaaatatatgaataaataaatggtaaAGCGGAATATATCTAATTAGCAATTGaaaccaaaagaaaaaaatacaaaaattatgtagTTAATGTAGATGTAATAACGCtgttataaacaaaaaaaaaataaacatataaacgttattttctcttaaaaatacttgttgtacaaaaaaaaaggaaatataaGGTATGAACGCGCGCTTacacaaaacttttctttgccaaaaatttatatctcaAGTACAGTAACGTTAATTACTGTTTGTGTTTACACTTTTTTGCCATTatccttgtttttatttaattataaatcttTACTTACGTTTcgggaaaatgtttttttgtatttcctttttcattacttttcaatacaagaataaattttaaatggaggAATTTTGTagagtttttaacttttttttactacttttgaGTAAGCAATGCAGTTTCATttgttcttgtaaaaaaaatacttaaagtgTGATGttggaaatatttaatgtaattgTTATTCAAAGTTAGATCAAAGCAGAGTATATGTTGTGTTaaggcgaaaaaatttaataatttcactttttaagaatttcttcgaattttgttcaaaataaaatattaaaaaatattatttgttattaaattaggTCAGAATTacatttggaatattttttgtactccaaatttataaaataatcaaaatctccttgatttttgaagaaataaaaaaaattttttttcatgatcgtttttcttctttttcgaaatttttcaagtcaacaaacttttgatggatttcaaagctaaaattgaataaatattcattctgaagattaTTTCCATCGAAATctccttaatttttgaagaaataaaaaaaattttttttccttgaccgtttttcgaaaaaaaaattaaaacggtcatgaaatttttcaagtcaagatctaacaaacttttgatggatttcaaagctaaaattaaataaatattcattccaaagattatttccatcaaaatctccttgatttttaaagaaataaaaaaacttgaccgtttttcgattttgaaatttttcaaaagatataacaaacttttgatggatttcaaagctaaaattaaataaatattcattctaaagattatttccatcaaaatctccttgatttttgaagaaataaaaaaaaatttaataccgcattttttcttcgaaatgcggtaaaaatgtctaattaatgattttatttaaaattaatttaaaatgttaataattcaaaatttaaataattttaaaaaaattttatttaatttttagataaaatttaaaaatattgaaaataaacaaaggaacaaaaagtgaatttattaaattaattcgccaaaataaaaaaatcttctataaaaaaaataagaaaaaagacatataagattaaatttttaacaaattttatttaaacattattgacgaactcattataaattttcattttacattttcttctttactATTGAAAAAGgccttttgacaaaaataatgaatatttactAATGAGTCCgtcaataacaacaaaaaactttaaataaaaaaaaaatatattcttgtAACTCGGAGCTATAAAATTGTTAtatctataaaaaaagtagttttataaaagacgagaaaaaaagtcaaatttaaaagagaaactttacctaaaataatgttaagacgaaacttgtttatttaaaatcaaaaacttttaagaaaaGGACTAAGACCAACAAGAtctctataaaataaaaaaaaaatataaaacttaagATAAATATATACTATACTTTACTTGAAATTCTAATCaagtgttttatttaattttttccgatttttgtACATTACAGAAAATATACTTTGTCTTATGGTGAGAAAATCCTTACAAGTAAAGTGAAGCAGCAAAGACAATATCTCGCTTCAGTAGTCGTCCTGCATCAGTAAATTTGTTCTCTAAATCGACGTTGCCAATGGTTTTGCTTGCCTGCACCATTTGTCGCAGCAATTCCTCCAATCGTCGCATGCATCGAATAATCGAACCCTCAAAAATGTCCGTCATCTTGCACAAATCCGCAAATGATGAACCTTTGCACCATGCCAGCACGACATCCATCAAACTCGGCTTAAATTTCTCCAAATACGCTTCCTCGTCCAATTCCATCTTGCATTCGCGCGAAACTTTGGCAATGCGTCGTGCCAAGTCCTGCATTTGTCGCAACGGGCCCGAAAGTTCCTCAGCTGTCGTCGTACTTTCGGAGGATTTTTCGTCGCAAACGAAACAAGAAAGCAACGAAGCGCATTGCTGTGGCGTCAAACTGTTAAAAGTTCCGTTAAAAATCATCTCGGTGAGTAAAAGTTCGTCGGCAGCACTTAATTCGCATGCGACACGACCTTTGAACTCGATGACGTCAGCTGCGGTGCAATATCCCAAGCGACGAAGGACCCGTTTGCGATATTTGAGCTCGTCCATTTGCAACACGGATTTTGCTTCGCGAAATTCTTGTTTGGCGGCTTTGAGTTCGTTTTCCATCTTGAGCTTGGCTAAATATTGTTCGTATAATGAGTCGAGTTTCGGGGAATTGTGTAGCGGATGTGCGAATAGTTTTTTCTCGAAATCTTCGATGCGATCGATGCACGTTTTGAACTCTTTGTCTTTGATGTGCATGTCGTTGACGGGATGTAGCAAGGGAATTGTTTGACTTTTGCTCTTAAAACGTTCCTTTACTTCTTCGATGTTTTTGACGACctgaaaagaaataattttatttatatattttttaaaggaaataaaattaaaattaaaaaaatattttatttaatttttaattttttttttgaataaaatgtccatttttgttttattttttcaagaaaattatttgaaaaaaaagctttcaaaaactgaaaaaaaatttctgtcattaaaaccaaataaaattccaaatggataaaaatttatcagagggctctaatttatcatttttaatcattttataactcaaaacagcaaaaaaattttttttcctttgaaactgaaaaaaacatagttttgttctgaatttttttttcctttgacatataaaaatttgtcaaaggggcttttgttttgaaaaaaactaaatcaagagcaaaaaaactatgtcaaaaactgtgtcaaagccatttttgtcaaatcttgctccaaatggataaaaatttgtcagagggctctaatttatcatttttaatcattttataactcaaaactgcaaacttgaaactgaaaaaatttttttcctttgacaaaaaaaaactatgtcaaaaactgtgtcaaagcaatttttgtcaaatcttgctccaaatggatttttttttatccttttttcctttgacatagttttgttttgaaaactaaatcaagagcaaaaaaaactatgtcaaaaactgtgtcaaagcaatttttgtcaaatcttgctccaaatggataaaaatttgtcagagggctctaatttatcatttttaatcattttataactcaaaactgccaaaaaattgaaactgaaaaaaaaattttttaaaaatttgtcctttgacatagttttgttttgaaaactaaatcaagagcaaaaaaactatgtcaaaaactgtgtcaaagcaatttttgtcaaatcttgctccaaatggataaaaatttgtcagagggctctaatttatcatttttaatcattttataactcaaaactgccaaaaaattgaaactgaaaaaaatttttcctttgacatagttttgttttgaaaactaaatcaagagcaaaaaaactatgtcaaaaactgtgtcaaagcaatttttgtcaaatcttgctccaaatggataaaaatttgtcagagggctctaatttatcatttttaatcattttctaactcaaagttttgttttgactgcaaaaaaactaaaaaatttttgtcaaatctgaaaaaaaaattttttaatttatcttttttacatttttttgttgaaactgaaaaaaaaatttgttctgaaaactaaatcaagagcaaaaaaactatgtcaaaaactgtgtcaaagcaatttttgtcaaatcttgctccaaatggataaaaatttgtcagagggctttaatttatcatttttaatcattttataactcaaaactgccaaaaaattaaaactgaaattttttttccttgaattagaaattaaattaaaaaaaaaagtttgaaataaattttaacaaattttaatttcaacaaaaaatttcttacctttaaaCGTTGTTCCTTCGGTCTCAAGTCGTTCGAGTGATGAATACGAATACTACTGATTTTCGTAATTAGCGACGAGAGACAAGGAATTATTTCAGCTTCTCCTCGTTTTCCCGCCGGGCAAGGACGAAGTTTCTCGTCATCCGATTGTTTTCCATCCAAATGCAGCAAAACGTCAATAAACAACTTCGTTTCGTTCTTCAACGGATTTTTCTTGTCATCGCCGACGTCTTTCTTGAAATTAACTATCATGCCCCAATCGAACTCTTGATCCTCAAATTGGATCTTCACCAAACGTCCCGGTTGCAAAAACGGAATCAAATATTGCGGTTTTGTTATCCATTGCCGGAATTGTTTTCCGAGTATGTCAAGTTGGTCTCTGATGTGATGATATGACGCCACGGAAGTCTCGTCTTCGATCGCAAAATCCTCAACTTTCTTCTGTAACTCCTGCACACTTTTGTATTTGTCCGGAATGGAAGCTTGATTCTGGAACTGGAAGAAAGATCGTTCCAGCATGTATTCCGGATTAATTTCCTCGACACGCAACAAATTCAGGACCATGTTGTACGTCAAGTGGAATGCCGAATTGATGGGATCCGGTTTGCCTTGAACGATGTCTTTTGCGGCGGTTGTTGAGACTTTTTCATCGATCATGAGGATGACGATACCTTTGTCATCGAGACCACGACGCCCGGCACGACCCGACATTTGAATGTATTCGCCGGAAGTTAACCAGCGGAAATCGCGCCCGTCGAATTTGCGTGGCGAAGTGTAAAGAACCGTGCGAGCAGGCATGTTGAGACCCATGGCGAATGTTTCGGTAGCGAAAAGAGCTTTTAAGAGACCTTCGCCGAAGAGAATTTCGATTGTTTCCTTTAAAATGGGCAATAATCCGCCATGATGGATGCCGATTCCGCGACGCAGTAACGGGAGAACGTTTTGaacctaaaacgaaaaaattaaaaaaaaaattaaaaggaagcttctttaattttttgaaaacaaaattgttgaaaaggtaaaaattaaaacgaaaaaaaataaatatttaaaaaaaatcaaaaattgtcaatcttaaaaataaataagattatatttattttttttttttaatttattttttttttatttatttttttatttatttattttttaatttatttttaaattttaagttaaaaatattttaattttccattaaatttaaaaaacatatatttaatattttttattaaatatatttttttttaaattgaatggaaaattatgagatttttaattttaataattttttttaagaaataattttaaataataaaaaaataaaataaaatgtaggattttgtaagtttttcttctaatggctaatttcatttaaaatttttaataattttttaagtgtttaaatcaaataaaaaaattaaaaaaaaataaaaaaaattatttaaaaaaagtcaattttttaaaagaatttaattcataaaaaattataaaacaaataaaaaaataattattttaattgacaaataaatttctatatttattttttatttttatagtaataaataattatttctgttaaatttttgacttttcatagaaaacaagggaacaaaaaaaaataaaaaattggaacgacaaataaaaaaaattcacgtgaATTAATGAccttgaaaacaatttttctaacgTTTCTTTTAACCCAAACTCACTCAAAGTATCATAATATCAATAACAACaacttatttaattgattgacACCGTGAGCTAACAACAAAGTGAGATAACGTTCTTTCATGGATACTCACTATCAGTTCGCAATTGAGACAATTTCTCATTGTACACAAACAAATAGAGAATaatctaatttattaataGACCCTCTCTATCTGTGAGACGGAAACATGTCACTTTAGTGAGAGACGTTGAACGAAAAAgacccaaaaattattttttaacgaaaaaatgtctTGGACACGACCATCAAACATTCCCTTTCCCTCTGTGTGGCACACTTTCAAGGCAAAGGACTTGGATAGCGATGAATTGGTCGAGTATCGCGTGCAAGACATGCCTCCGGAATATCATCAAAAAGCTATGGATTTAATgcaattcgattttttgagAGATGAAGTATTGTGTGCTTCAACAGGTGGGTTCAACGactatttaaatgaaaatttatgagaaatgttttttttcgcagaaatTAGTAAAGATGAAGTGTCGCTTAAGGAAATTTTAGAACTTTGGCAACAAATGTTGAAAGGAAATACTGTGCTGGCATGTTTCCGTGAAAATTCTGATGAACTTGTCGGATTGAATATGGTGATGGTTGAAACGAAAGACAACCCGGAATCAAAAGATTACGATAAAAAGGTGAGATAATGACATTGTTGCAAACTTTTTGtcctatatttttatttattttttttttttaatttttattgcgccataatttaattcaaaataagtaaaaaaaataataaaaaaagaaaaaaaaataaaaaaaaataaaaaaaataaaaaaaaaaataaaaaaaataaataaaaaaaataaaaaaaaataaataaaaaaaatatttcaaatttttttttccgaaatatgtattttaaatttttttttataattgggataaaaatttaaaaaaaattaacacttgccttaatatatttttttaaatttttttttatgttttttgacTCGTTcactgattaaaaaaataactatttttattttgaaataaattttaaaatttttctataggtaattataattttcaaaaattttaaatttttttaaatcaattacctaattttttatttattttttaattattttgaataaatttgttgactcgtaaaatttttgcttaaaaaaaatcacaagttcatataaaaaatttaatgagaatttcaaaatttcttcaaaaatattcatttattatttttttttttaatttttttattttaaaaaaatgaaaaaaaaataattcattattaattaataaataattatttttttaaaagctttagggtttaaaaaaattatttaatttaattaattaattaaattctttaattaattttatttttttaaatttcttttgaattttcgaattttggaaaaaaaattggaaatatttttttttattatcttaaaagaaatttcttgaataaaaaatcaactctTTAACATCTTTTCAGATCCGCggcgaaaaatggaaaatcgtCTACGGAGCCGTAAAAGAACTCATCAACCGTTGTAATGTCTTCGAAAAATACAACGTCGACAAATACTTGGGAGCAATGGGCCTATCTGTCGACACAAAATACCGAGGACGAGGAATCggagttgaaattttaaaagctcgCGTTCCTATGTGCAAAGCTCTTGGCATTTCCCTAACTTCAACTGTTTTTACTGGCATCGCAAGTCAAAAACAGGCAATTCGCGCCGGATTTACTGACGACGTCGAAGTGGATTACAGCGAATTGAACCGCTTGGGATACCATTTACCGGGCGTCAAAGTCAAATCCATCAAATTAATGAGtttggaaataaaataaaaacttacctgaggCAATTGGCGATCTTCTTCCGACAAAACATCCATGGCGTTATTGAAAACCTCATCAAccattttcttctcttcttgCGTATTAAAGTCCAATTTCGACAAAGCCATGGCGTAAAGTTCGCAATCTTTCTTGCTGAAGGAAAAAATGATGACGGGCGCGTATTTTCGTTCcattatcattttaatgattttataaatGTTCGTTTCGCCCGAATTTGAGGCTTTTAATCCGCCTTTTCTGCCTTTTTGGTCGCCTTTTGACGCTTCTCCGGCATTTTGGAGCACACTCATGGCTTTGTTGAAGTTTTCCTCTTTGAAGCTGCCCTTTTCGTCGACCACAAGATGAATTCCGTCGCCTCCGGCAGGGAACAAATAGTGTTGCAACGGCGTCGGACGATAATCTGTGTACACCACGTGACACGGCTGACGATGCAAATGACAAACCCACTCGGCGAATTGACGTGCATTCGGAATGGTAGCCGACAAAAAGACATAATGCACGTTATCGGGCAGCAAAATGAGCGTTTCTTCCCACACAACGCCTCGTTCCTTGTCACGCATGTAATGAATCTCGTCGAAAATCACCCAACCGCATTCCCGCATAATTTCACTGCCGCGATAAAGCATGTTTCGCAGGATTTCTGTTGTCATGATGAGACACGAGGCGGAAGGATTGATCGTGACGTCGCCCGTTACGAGACCAACATCTGTGAATTCTTCTTGAAATTCGCGATATTTTTGGTTCGAAAGCGCCTTGATGGGAGTTGTGTAGATGACACGTTGTTTGGCGGCAAGAGAACGGGCGATGGCGTATTCGGCAACGACTGTCTTGCCAGCAGAGGTGTGAGCACTCACAAGGACCGATTGGTTGTTCTCGATGCACAAAATGGCTTCACGTTGGAAGGGATCGAGTTTGAAGCTGTATTCCTTGGCGGGAGGACCCGTTGGCGGAAGTAAAGGTTGAAGAGTTTGCCCGGGATAAATTGCGACTTCGTGCGTGCATGCTTCCGGGGTTAAAAGGGTGTGTGTCGTGATGTGGGAAACGACGCCATCCAAgctgaaaaagaaataatttgaagGTAAATTgtgttctaaatttttttttctaaatttttaattaatttttttttattttttcattaaaaaattaaaatatgacaaaaaatagtttttaaaaattttttcttatattttaaagtaaaaaaattaatttttaaattattattttattatatttttgtttattta
It encodes:
- the LOC134829345 gene encoding exosome RNA helicase MTR4, encoding MADLDDIFDCFDENQPEEVQATGPVVVEDDVAMTEKDFKPEVIAEAGDLDESLAKRKHDATKTESDDDDTSKKLKVVESVLDDINLDGVVSHITTHTLLTPEACTHEVAIYPGQTLQPLLPPTGPPAKEYSFKLDPFQREAILCIENNQSVLVSAHTSAGKTVVAEYAIARSLAAKQRVIYTTPIKALSNQKYREFQEEFTDVGLVTGDVTINPSASCLIMTTEILRNMLYRGSEIMRECGWVIFDEIHYMRDKERGVVWEETLILLPDNVHYVFLSATIPNARQFAEWVCHLHRQPCHVVYTDYRPTPLQHYLFPAGGDGIHLVVDEKGSFKEENFNKAMSVLQNAGEASKGDQKGRKGGLKASNSGETNIYKIIKMIMERKYAPVIIFSFSKKDCELYAMALSKLDFNTQEEKKMVDEVFNNAMDVLSEEDRQLPQVQNVLPLLRRGIGIHHGGLLPILKETIEILFGEGLLKALFATETFAMGLNMPARTVLYTSPRKFDGRDFRWLTSGEYIQMSGRAGRRGLDDKGIVILMIDEKVSTTAAKDIVQGKPDPINSAFHLTYNMVLNLLRVEEINPEYMLERSFFQFQNQASIPDKYKSVQELQKKVEDFAIEDETSVASYHHIRDQLDILGKQFRQWITKPQYLIPFLQPGRLVKIQFEDQEFDWGMIVNFKKDVGDDKKNPLKNETKLFIDVLLHLDGKQSDDEKLRPCPAGKRGEAEIIPCLSSLITKISSIRIHHSNDLRPKEQRLKVVKNIEEVKERFKSKSQTIPLLHPVNDMHIKDKEFKTCIDRIEDFEKKLFAHPLHNSPKLDSLYEQYLAKLKMENELKAAKQEFREAKSVLQMDELKYRKRVLRRLGYCTAADVIEFKGRVACELSAADELLLTEMIFNGTFNSLTPQQCASLLSCFVCDEKSSESTTTAEELSGPLRQMQDLARRIAKVSRECKMELDEEAYLEKFKPSLMDVVLAWCKGSSFADLCKMTDIFEGSIIRCMRRLEELLRQMVQASKTIGNVDLENKFTDAGRLLKRDIVFAASLYL
- the LOC134829346 gene encoding uncharacterized protein LOC134829346 translates to MSWTRPSNIPFPSVWHTFKAKDLDSDELVEYRVQDMPPEYHQKAMDLMQFDFLRDEVLCASTEISKDEVSLKEILELWQQMLKGNTVLACFRENSDELVGLNMVMVETKDNPESKDYDKKIRGEKWKIVYGAVKELINRCNVFEKYNVDKYLGAMGLSVDTKYRGRGIGVEILKARVPMCKALGISLTSTVFTGIASQKQAIRAGFTDDVEVDYSELNRLGYHLPGVKVKSIKLMSLEIK